The Bernardetia litoralis DSM 6794 genome includes a window with the following:
- a CDS encoding type B 50S ribosomal protein L31: MKKEIHPDYREVVFLDTSSDYKFLTRSTILTKDTITWEDGKEYPLVKVEVSSASHPFYTGGKGNFGRTTGRVERFNRRYKRVDANAEAPAETTEEATEK; the protein is encoded by the coding sequence ATGAAAAAAGAAATTCACCCAGATTATCGTGAAGTAGTATTTTTAGATACTTCAAGTGATTATAAATTCTTAACTCGTTCTACTATCTTAACAAAAGATACTATTACTTGGGAAGATGGAAAAGAATACCCATTAGTAAAAGTAGAGGTTAGTTCTGCATCTCACCCGTTCTATACAGGTGGAAAAGGAAACTTCGGACGTACTACTGGACGTGTTGAGCGTTTCAACCGTCGTTATAAGCGTGTTGATGCAAATGCAGAAGCTCCAGCTGAAACAACAGAAGAAGCTACTGAAAAGTAA
- a CDS encoding IS630 family transposase, whose translation MIFQLIDSDREILETYCSSSSGKKDYIRCTVLLSLDQGKSAKELSEILGIDLSSIYNYVKSYHRSGLSGFISSNYLGFWSKLDSFELAALDKELHSHLHKNCQSIAYWIKENLGIDYAVKSLPSLMKRLGFSYKKTKKIPAKADKIIAKDIQVLIERLDSENAVLLYSDAVHPQWNTRSNYGWIPTGEEHEIKSISGRKRINLIGTVNIQNPSDILISESETVDSLSVREFLDKVEDAYLDKSKIYSVLDQASYFKSYLVQDWVYDPRIELIYLPTYSPNLNLIERLWKFMRKKIIDYEYYNTFQKFRANLLAFFEYIDDYEDELRTLLAPNFYIQFSKTNFY comes from the coding sequence ATGATTTTTCAACTTATTGATTCTGACCGAGAAATTTTGGAAACTTATTGTAGTAGTTCATCAGGCAAGAAGGACTATATTCGTTGTACTGTACTTTTGAGTTTAGACCAAGGTAAATCAGCAAAAGAACTGTCCGAAATTTTAGGTATTGATTTGAGTAGTATTTATAACTACGTAAAAAGTTATCATCGTTCTGGTCTTTCTGGTTTTATTTCTTCTAATTATTTAGGTTTTTGGAGCAAGCTAGACAGTTTTGAGTTAGCTGCATTAGATAAAGAGCTTCATTCTCATTTACATAAAAACTGTCAATCTATTGCTTACTGGATAAAAGAAAATTTGGGTATTGATTATGCTGTTAAAAGCCTTCCTAGTTTGATGAAACGTTTAGGTTTTTCTTATAAAAAGACTAAAAAAATTCCTGCTAAAGCAGACAAAATTATTGCAAAAGATATACAGGTTTTAATAGAGCGTTTAGATTCAGAAAATGCAGTCTTACTTTATTCAGATGCTGTTCATCCTCAGTGGAATACACGAAGTAATTATGGGTGGATTCCAACAGGAGAGGAGCATGAAATCAAAAGTATAAGTGGCAGAAAACGCATCAATTTAATAGGTACAGTAAATATTCAAAACCCAAGCGATATACTCATTAGCGAATCAGAAACAGTTGATTCTCTTAGTGTAAGAGAGTTTTTAGACAAAGTAGAAGATGCATATTTAGATAAAAGCAAGATTTATAGTGTCTTAGACCAAGCCTCTTATTTCAAATCTTATCTAGTGCAAGATTGGGTCTATGACCCTAGAATAGAACTCATTTATTTACCTACTTATTCTCCCAATTTAAACTTAATTGAAAGGCTTTGGAAGTTTATGAGAAAGAAAATAATTGATTATGAATACTACAATACATTTCAAAAATTTAGGGCTAACCTCCTTGCATTTTTCGAATATATCGATGATTATGAAGATGAGCTAAGAACACTTTTAGCCCCTAATTTTTACATCCAATTTTCGAAAACCAATTTCTATTGA
- a CDS encoding M20/M25/M40 family metallo-hydrolase, which yields MNKKSRDFLFNYLNNSSPTGYEQSGQQIWLDYIKPYTDSYFTDTYGTAVAVVNPKAKYKVVIEAHADEIAWTVHYITDDGYIYVVRNGGSDAVIAPSMRVNIFTDKGIVKGVFGWPAIHVRERGKADTLPEVDNIFLDVGATSKAEVEELGIHVGCVATFEDELIDLNDKFWTGRALDNRLGGFMIAEVARKIHKNKDKLDFGLYIVNAVQEEVGLNGATMISRTIEADVAIVTDVCHDTASPMYNKLKQSDVRCGRGAVLTYAPAVQNNLLKHIIKAADKNKIPFQRLASSRATGTDTDAFAYSGKGTASALISIPLKYMHTTVETASKKDVEAVIELIYQSIINLKAGTDFRYIK from the coding sequence ATGAATAAAAAAAGTCGTGATTTTCTCTTTAATTATCTCAATAATTCTTCTCCGACAGGTTACGAACAAAGTGGTCAGCAAATTTGGTTAGATTATATCAAGCCTTATACAGATTCTTATTTTACAGATACGTATGGAACTGCTGTTGCTGTTGTGAATCCAAAAGCAAAATACAAAGTAGTCATTGAAGCTCATGCTGATGAAATTGCGTGGACAGTTCATTATATTACTGATGATGGTTATATTTATGTTGTTCGAAATGGTGGTTCTGATGCTGTCATTGCGCCTTCTATGCGTGTAAATATTTTTACAGATAAAGGAATTGTAAAAGGTGTTTTTGGTTGGCCTGCGATTCATGTACGTGAACGTGGAAAAGCTGATACACTTCCAGAAGTAGATAATATTTTCTTAGATGTAGGAGCAACAAGCAAAGCAGAAGTTGAAGAATTAGGAATCCATGTGGGTTGTGTAGCTACTTTTGAAGATGAGCTTATTGATTTGAATGATAAATTTTGGACTGGAAGAGCCTTAGATAATCGTCTTGGTGGTTTTATGATTGCAGAAGTAGCACGTAAAATTCATAAAAATAAAGATAAGTTAGATTTTGGTTTGTATATCGTAAATGCAGTTCAAGAAGAAGTAGGCTTAAATGGTGCAACTATGATTTCTCGTACTATTGAGGCAGATGTAGCCATTGTTACTGATGTTTGTCATGACACAGCTTCGCCAATGTACAACAAACTCAAACAAAGTGATGTTCGTTGTGGTCGTGGTGCAGTTTTGACCTATGCGCCTGCTGTTCAGAACAATCTTTTGAAGCATATTATTAAAGCTGCTGATAAAAATAAAATACCATTTCAGCGTTTGGCTTCTAGCCGTGCGACAGGAACAGATACAGATGCGTTTGCTTATTCTGGAAAAGGAACAGCTTCTGCGCTTATTTCTATTCCGTTGAAATATATGCACACAACAGTAGAAACAGCTTCTAAAAAAGATGTAGAGGCAGTTATTGAACTGATTTATCAAAGTATAATTAATCTAAAAGCAGGAACTGATTTTAGATATATTAAATAA
- a CDS encoding helix-turn-helix domain-containing protein, producing MKKQHISLSIEDKHFLEELLSKGSLSVRTHRRALCIKKLDLGLSYQAVSELLEVNYVTVFNWSKKYKSEGLSFLYDKPRSGRPIKYDGQTASKVTALACSTPPEGYQRWSLRLLSDRIVELSILPEMSYSQVGRVLKK from the coding sequence ATGAAAAAGCAACATATTTCGTTAAGCATTGAAGATAAGCATTTTTTAGAAGAATTACTATCTAAAGGGAGTTTATCTGTTCGTACTCACAGACGAGCTTTGTGTATAAAGAAGTTAGATTTAGGTCTGAGTTATCAAGCTGTTAGTGAGCTTTTAGAAGTCAATTACGTAACCGTTTTTAATTGGTCTAAAAAGTATAAATCAGAAGGTTTATCTTTTTTATACGATAAACCTCGTAGTGGTCGTCCGATTAAATATGATGGTCAAACTGCTTCAAAAGTAACTGCGTTAGCTTGTAGCACTCCTCCTGAGGGGTATCAACGTTGGTCTTTACGTCTTTTATCTGACCGTATAGTAGAACTATCTATTTTACCTGAGATGAGTTATAGCCAAGTGGGTCGTGTTTTAAAAAAATGA
- a CDS encoding IS630 family transposase, whose protein sequence is MKKGSPAKENYAYTKHGSCSLLAMIEPKTGKRLVHVRRKRRKIEFATFMQTLSELYPEAEKIIVVLDNLNTHSKSTFYEQFDAQIAAALADRFEFVFTPKSASWLNMIEIEFSALSRQCLNRRISSINELGKEVFAYFKDRNDKAIKIEWQFSRQKARQVMNRHYEKVNSTNLKYK, encoded by the coding sequence ATGAAAAAAGGTAGTCCTGCTAAGGAAAATTATGCCTATACTAAACACGGTTCGTGTAGTCTTTTGGCAATGATTGAACCCAAAACAGGGAAAAGATTAGTGCATGTGAGAAGAAAAAGGCGAAAAATAGAATTTGCTACTTTTATGCAAACTCTTTCAGAACTCTATCCTGAAGCTGAAAAAATAATTGTAGTTTTAGACAATCTAAATACACATTCTAAGAGTACTTTTTATGAACAGTTTGATGCTCAAATTGCAGCAGCGTTAGCAGATAGATTTGAATTTGTTTTTACGCCTAAGTCAGCTTCTTGGTTAAACATGATTGAAATTGAGTTTTCAGCTCTTTCTAGACAATGTCTTAATCGTAGAATTTCGTCTATAAATGAATTAGGAAAAGAAGTCTTTGCTTACTTCAAAGATAGAAATGATAAGGCTATAAAAATTGAATGGCAATTCTCTAGACAAAAGGCTAGACAAGTAATGAATAGACATTATGAAAAGGTAAATTCTACCAATCTAAAATATAAATAA
- a CDS encoding YraN family protein, with product MSKESKPTQKQILGKKGEELAVNFLIEKGFEKLESNFRAGKGSGSNGEIDIIVKKENVIHFVEVKTRKNNNFGNPEEFVSEAQANKISQTAELFLYNYEEQTQQEFKGFIQFDIISILFEKDILKEIVHLEDAF from the coding sequence ATGAGTAAAGAATCGAAGCCCACTCAAAAACAAATCTTAGGAAAAAAAGGCGAAGAATTAGCAGTAAATTTTTTGATAGAAAAAGGGTTTGAAAAATTAGAAAGCAATTTTAGAGCAGGAAAAGGAAGTGGAAGTAATGGAGAAATTGATATTATAGTAAAAAAAGAAAACGTCATTCATTTTGTAGAAGTAAAAACTAGAAAAAATAATAATTTTGGCAATCCAGAAGAATTTGTAAGTGAAGCCCAAGCCAATAAAATCTCCCAAACAGCCGAACTTTTTTTATACAATTACGAAGAACAAACTCAACAAGAGTTTAAAGGATTTATTCAATTTGATATTATTTCAATTCTCTTCGAAAAAGATATTTTGAAAGAAATTGTGCATTTAGAAGATGCTTTTTGA
- the murI gene encoding glutamate racemase, with product MSKNDYQNSLESYLKETKNSNPIGIFDSGIGGLTVAYAVKELLPHEQIIYFGDTAHLPYGEKSTAALQAYSIKAVDFLLKHNCKIILFACNSASSAAFELIKEYTATKAKVIDVIQPVVNYVGNNFEEKNIGLIGTRQTINSNAYLQKIDKTDKNINLSSVATPLLASMIEEGFFNNTISKSVISEYLSDESLQNIEGLILGCTHYPLIKKDIDLFFKENFSQKVEIIDGSFIVAEEVRIFLEQNNLLNPYSTKEDIFYVSDLTKSFEETTKIFFRKHVELELYKLWE from the coding sequence ATGTCTAAAAACGACTACCAAAATTCTTTAGAAAGCTATCTAAAAGAAACCAAAAATTCAAATCCGATAGGTATTTTTGATAGTGGAATTGGTGGGCTTACAGTTGCGTATGCTGTAAAAGAACTTTTGCCACACGAACAAATTATTTATTTTGGGGATACAGCGCATTTGCCTTATGGCGAAAAATCTACGGCAGCTTTACAGGCATATTCTATCAAAGCCGTTGATTTTTTATTAAAACATAATTGTAAAATTATTTTATTTGCTTGCAATTCGGCTTCTTCGGCTGCTTTTGAGCTAATAAAAGAATATACAGCCACAAAAGCAAAGGTAATTGATGTTATTCAGCCTGTTGTAAATTATGTGGGAAATAATTTTGAGGAAAAAAATATTGGTCTTATTGGCACTCGCCAAACCATAAATTCAAATGCTTATCTTCAAAAAATAGACAAAACAGATAAAAATATTAATCTTTCTTCTGTTGCTACGCCTCTTTTGGCTTCTATGATTGAAGAAGGTTTTTTTAATAATACGATTAGTAAATCTGTTATTTCTGAATATTTATCTGATGAATCTTTACAAAATATTGAAGGTTTGATTTTGGGTTGTACACATTATCCACTTATCAAAAAAGATATTGATTTATTTTTTAAAGAAAATTTCTCTCAAAAAGTAGAAATTATTGATGGTTCTTTTATTGTTGCTGAAGAAGTTCGTATCTTTTTAGAACAAAATAATTTATTAAATCCTTATTCTACCAAAGAAGATATTTTTTATGTGTCTGACCTTACAAAATCATTTGAAGAAACTACAAAGATATTCTTTCGTAAACATGTAGAATTAGAACTTTATAAACTTTGGGAGTAA